CGAGGTGAGAATATGAAAAAAAATACAAATATTGTTAATTTAGGGTTGAATTTAATGTACTTTAGAAAAGTTAAGGGGTTAAGTATAAATGATATAGCTAATAAGTTGAATATGCACCCTTTAGCATATGCAAAGTATGAAAAAGGTACAGTAAATATACCAGCAAAAAAGTTAATAGCTATATGTGATATTTTAGAACTAGAATTAATATTACAACCTAAATAATAATTGAAAGGAACAAAAAACAATGATCAAAGAGGAAAAGAGAAGACAAAGACAATTAAAGAAAATTAGAGAACAAAAAGAATTAAATGAACTGATGGAAAAAATGGGTATTAGTTTTGAGGTAAGAGAGAGTAAGACACAAATAATAGGTGGTACATTATGAAATTAATTGAAATATTATTTTTTCATTTAAAACTAGGGTTATTTATAGCCTTATCAATTAACTTAGGTAATGAAAATATTTACAATGCTAAGATTAGTGCAATTATATTCATGTTAGTTTGTTCAATAGAAATTATATTAAGAATTAAAACAAAAATACTAGATTAGGGGGTTAATATGTTAAAGACTACTATAAGACTACAGGACAAAGATTATAACAATTTAAAGCGTTGTAGTGAGTTATTAGGGGTAAATATTACAAGTATTATTACAATAGCTATATTTGAACATTTAGCAAATAAAAAAGCCTAGTAATTAAACTAGACTAAAGTTATTAATAAAATCATTTACAAGTAAGTTTATCAGTAAATTTTTAGATATATTTAGTTGTGTAGATTTTTCAAGTAGTAGATTATCAATTGTAGGGGACATAATAAATAATAATCTATATGTGCTATTTATTTTGTAATTAAACTTGTTATTATTTAGTTTTATTTTTTTAAAATCATTAAAATAAAAAACTAAAATAGACATTATAAAACTTTTTTTAGATATGTTTAAAACATTACAAATATTATCAAGTTTATTATTTAAATTTGTATCAAGTCTTAAAGTATATTTAATCATAGTTTTACCACCTTATAGTTGATATATTTTTTATATCATACCATAAAAAATAAAAAAAGTGTATTGACATAAAAAATATGCTATGATATCATTAAAACATAATAACATATAAAATATGTCGATGAAAGGGGTAGAAAAATGCAAAGAATACTTTTAAAAATCAAGCCTAATATTAACTTATTACTAGAACGAGAAAGCAAAGAAAAGGGAACAAGTAAAAACAAGTTAATTAATGGAATAGTAAACAAGTATGTAAAGAAAAAGTTAAAACAATTAGAAAATATTGAAAATGTTTAGGAGGT
The nucleotide sequence above comes from Streptobacillus felis. Encoded proteins:
- a CDS encoding helix-turn-helix domain-containing protein, whose product is MKKNTNIVNLGLNLMYFRKVKGLSINDIANKLNMHPLAYAKYEKGTVNIPAKKLIAICDILELELILQPK